The sequence AGAGTGACGGAAGACCTGATCGAATCAACCATTCTCCCAATAGAAATTCAGCAAGAGCTCAAGGAGTCCTTTCTTGAGTACGCGATGAGCGTTATTGTTTCGCGAGCCTTGCCCGATGTTAGAGATGGCCTAAAGCCTGTGCATCGAAGAATTCTGTATGCGATGAACGAGTCGGGGCTCACTCCCGGCAGGCCGTACAAGAAGTCAGCATGGACGGTCGGAGAGGTGATAGGTAAGTATCATCCGCACGGAGATTCAGCTGTTTACGACACCATGGTGAGGCTGGCCCAGAATTTTTCGATGAGGGAACCCCTGATCGACGGCCATGGAAACTTTGGGTCTGTCGATGGCGACCGGGCAGCGGCGATGAGGTATACCGAGTCTCGCTTGCACAAGATTGCGGGCGAACTGCTGCGCGATCTGGACAAAGAGACCGTGGATTTCGGCCCCAACTACGATGAGTCCCTTCTGGAGCCGAGGGTCTTACCGGCTAGATTCCCAAACCTTCTCGTCAATGGCAGCGCGGGCATCGCGGTAGGAATGGCAACGAATATTCCGCCTCACAATCTTGGCGAAGTTATAGATGCTGTGATGCTTCTCATAGATAAACCAGATGCAGGGGCAGATGAGATATTAGCGGTGATGCCCGGGCCGGATTTTCCGACAGGAGGATCCATAATGGGGCGGGATGGCATCTCTGAGTACTACGCCACGGGGCGGGGATCGGTAAAGGTTCGCGGGAAAGCCCATATCGAACAGACCTCGACCGGCCGCACGAGAATCATAATCAACGAAATACCCTATACGGTAAACAAGGCGAAGCTGATATCGAAAATAGCCGAGCTGACCAGAGAAAAGAAGTTGACGGAGATATCCGATCTTCGGGATGAGTCGGATCGCAAGGGTATGCGTGTGGTCATTGAGCTGAAAACCAACTGCATCCCACAGGTGGTTCTAAACAAACTGTTCAAACATACGCAGCTGCAGACCGGGTTTGGCGTTATCATGCTGGCCCTTGTCGATGGTGTGCCTCGCACCCTTACGATAACCGAGGTCCTGAAGCACTACATCGAGCACCAGAAGAGCGTTGTCACGAGAAGAACCACCTATGAGCTGCGCAAAGCCGAGGAGCGGGCGCATCTTTTGGATGGATATGTCATTGCCCTGGATAACATCGACGAAGTTATAAGTATCATTCGCGGAAGCTCTGATGACCAGGAAGCCAAAAGTAGGCTAACGGAGAGGTTCGGCTTTTCTGAGGCTCAAGTAGATGCAATTCTCGAAATGCGGCTACGCAGGCTTACGGGGCTGGAGCGCCACAAGATAGACGAAGAGCTTTCCGCCTTGCGGGAGAAGATCGCCTGGCACAAGAAGGTCCTTGGAGACATGACTCTTCTCCTTGGGATCATCAAAGAAGAGCTGACAGAGGTCCGGGCAAAGTATTCGAATCCTCGGCGAACTGAAATTACAACAGCCGCGGTCGCTTTCGATGTCGAGGATCTAATCGCCGAAGAAGACATGGTTGTGACGATCACCAGAGCCGGTTACGTGAAGCGCTTGCCGGTCGCGACGTACAGGCAGCAAAAGCGCGGCGGAAAAGGCGTAAGCGGGGTAAACCTGAAGGAAAGCGACTTTGTCGAGCATCTCTTCATAAGCTCAACCCATGACTATGTGCTGTTTTTCTCCACGAAGGGCAAGGTCTATCGCCTGAAGGTGCAC comes from Actinomycetota bacterium and encodes:
- the gyrA gene encoding DNA gyrase subunit A; the protein is MNNRVTEDLIESTILPIEIQQELKESFLEYAMSVIVSRALPDVRDGLKPVHRRILYAMNESGLTPGRPYKKSAWTVGEVIGKYHPHGDSAVYDTMVRLAQNFSMREPLIDGHGNFGSVDGDRAAAMRYTESRLHKIAGELLRDLDKETVDFGPNYDESLLEPRVLPARFPNLLVNGSAGIAVGMATNIPPHNLGEVIDAVMLLIDKPDAGADEILAVMPGPDFPTGGSIMGRDGISEYYATGRGSVKVRGKAHIEQTSTGRTRIIINEIPYTVNKAKLISKIAELTREKKLTEISDLRDESDRKGMRVVIELKTNCIPQVVLNKLFKHTQLQTGFGVIMLALVDGVPRTLTITEVLKHYIEHQKSVVTRRTTYELRKAEERAHLLDGYVIALDNIDEVISIIRGSSDDQEAKSRLTERFGFSEAQVDAILEMRLRRLTGLERHKIDEELSALREKIAWHKKVLGDMTLLLGIIKEELTEVRAKYSNPRRTEITTAAVAFDVEDLIAEEDMVVTITRAGYVKRLPVATYRQQKRGGKGVSGVNLKESDFVEHLFISSTHDYVLFFSTKGKVYRLKVHELPVGSRHARGTAAVNLLPFEQGEKIAAVITTREFGAEDYLLFATRTGMVKKTAMQAYDRSRRDGIIAINLRSDDELISVRRVKQNEKVVMVSSAGKAIVWSETDARPMGRDTMGVKGMNIKTGDAVLGMEIAGEDAELFVVTERGYGKRTPVLDYPLQRRGGMGVRTIQITEKKGILAGMKIVQAHHELMLISVEGVVIRVKADDISRLGRSTQGVRVMNVGATDSVVAIARVSASKRRNKGAAVLEGQTSLLDGDGSVAEEGAGQIADIEERIAAEEELASEEFESDGEDSGEQ